In Bacilli bacterium, the following are encoded in one genomic region:
- a CDS encoding extracellular solute-binding protein, whose product MNCKRLLVILLSAMVVLVTACSSSGKNTEQSEAGGDNAAKVSDKPVEINLWSGYPELDPWFNKMADAYHTQHPNVTIHISSFPLRDFEKKVATSVPSNSAAEIITINPSIALRYIQTDMIQKAPEDLATMVKSGIFPKVLVDDASYNNNVYGIPHMLANSAIFYNTKMFEEAGIKEPPKTMDELIKDAEMLTKRDASGKVIRSGLSLRLSGGGSGVAEKFWIFAMQNGASILKEVSPGKYRANYANEGGLKTLQMYVDMVHKTHVDDPALKHDAEAFELQDTAMFVRETWVIGDIQKKSPDLQYATAPMPSANLLVEKDFYVTNAAKGDKQAAAWDFIRFLMQPENHIQQLEMSGWHPARTDLKLDDIFAKTPQFESFFANYDHLEVYPLLPEFDEIATKFADRLATKGYVDASFVDNPDKMMQFLQDAAKETNDILKQNGHLAE is encoded by the coding sequence ATGAATTGCAAGCGCTTACTCGTAATTTTGCTTTCTGCAATGGTTGTGTTGGTAACAGCTTGTTCAAGCAGTGGAAAGAATACCGAACAAAGCGAGGCCGGAGGCGACAATGCGGCAAAAGTGTCGGACAAGCCGGTGGAAATCAATCTTTGGTCGGGCTATCCCGAACTGGACCCATGGTTCAACAAAATGGCAGACGCTTATCATACGCAGCATCCCAATGTAACCATCCATATTTCTTCGTTCCCGTTGCGAGATTTTGAGAAAAAAGTGGCGACCTCCGTTCCGTCAAACAGCGCGGCGGAAATCATCACCATAAACCCCAGCATAGCTTTGCGGTATATTCAAACGGATATGATCCAAAAGGCGCCGGAAGATTTGGCCACTATGGTCAAAAGCGGCATTTTTCCTAAAGTGTTGGTAGATGACGCCTCCTATAACAATAATGTCTACGGCATACCGCACATGCTGGCGAACAGCGCCATTTTCTACAACACGAAAATGTTCGAAGAAGCCGGAATTAAAGAGCCGCCCAAAACGATGGATGAACTGATCAAAGATGCGGAAATGCTGACAAAACGCGATGCTTCGGGCAAAGTGATCCGATCCGGCCTAAGCTTGCGTTTGAGCGGCGGCGGCAGCGGCGTCGCGGAAAAGTTCTGGATTTTCGCCATGCAAAATGGCGCAAGCATTTTGAAAGAAGTGTCTCCGGGGAAATATCGGGCGAACTACGCGAATGAAGGCGGCCTGAAAACGTTGCAAATGTATGTGGATATGGTTCACAAGACGCACGTTGACGATCCTGCGCTCAAGCATGACGCGGAAGCGTTTGAATTGCAGGATACGGCGATGTTTGTGCGCGAAACATGGGTGATCGGCGACATACAAAAGAAATCACCGGATCTGCAATATGCCACCGCTCCGATGCCGTCCGCCAATCTGCTGGTGGAAAAAGACTTTTATGTGACGAATGCGGCAAAAGGCGACAAACAAGCGGCCGCATGGGATTTCATCAGATTTTTGATGCAACCGGAAAATCATATTCAACAGCTGGAGATGAGCGGCTGGCACCCCGCCCGGACCGATCTGAAGCTTGACGATATATTCGCAAAGACGCCGCAATTCGAGAGTTTCTTTGCCAATTACGATCATCTTGAGGTTTATCCGCTATTGCCCGAATTTGACGAAATTGCGACGAAGTTTGCCGATCGGTTGGCGACAAAAGGCTATGTGGACGCTTCGTTTGTCGATAATCCCGATAAAATGATGCAATTTTTGCAGGATGCGGCGAAAGAGACGAACGACATTTTGAAGCAAAACGGCCATCTGGCCGAATAA
- a CDS encoding carbohydrate ABC transporter permease produces the protein MKRTMNAGAVVKSVCLAVGAFFMLIPFLWMLSTAFKTPAELNIWPPKFLPNTLAWDNFVGVFKAAPFELYFLNSLLMAAISASCIVLTSTVAGYIFAKFRFFGRDALFALILATAIVPFEIYMIPLYLQMRALDLVNTFLGLVMPYFIMSFGIFFMRQNIMQQIPDEIIESARVEGASEWRTLFQVVMPLCAPPMSALGIFAFIEAWNSFVWPLLVVNVKELYTMELGLAMFQSSFGIDISVVSAGSLISITPILLVFIFLRRRILDSISRTGLK, from the coding sequence ATGAAACGAACGATGAATGCGGGAGCGGTCGTGAAGTCCGTATGTTTGGCCGTCGGCGCCTTTTTCATGCTGATTCCGTTTTTGTGGATGTTATCCACAGCTTTCAAGACGCCGGCAGAGCTGAATATATGGCCGCCAAAATTTTTGCCGAACACGTTGGCTTGGGACAACTTTGTCGGGGTGTTCAAAGCGGCGCCGTTTGAGCTGTATTTTCTCAACAGTTTGCTGATGGCGGCGATTTCCGCCTCGTGTATCGTGCTGACCTCGACGGTTGCCGGCTATATTTTCGCCAAGTTTCGTTTTTTCGGCAGGGATGCGCTGTTTGCGCTCATCTTGGCGACGGCGATCGTGCCGTTCGAGATTTACATGATACCGCTATATTTGCAAATGCGCGCGCTCGATCTGGTCAATACCTTTTTGGGGCTGGTGATGCCGTATTTCATTATGAGCTTCGGGATCTTCTTTATGCGGCAAAACATTATGCAGCAAATCCCGGATGAAATTATTGAATCGGCCCGGGTCGAAGGGGCGTCGGAATGGCGCACGCTGTTTCAGGTCGTCATGCCTTTGTGCGCGCCGCCGATGAGCGCGCTAGGCATTTTCGCCTTCATTGAAGCGTGGAATTCCTTTGTCTGGCCGCTGTTGGTCGTCAATGTGAAAGAATTGTATACGATGGAGCTGGGCCTGGCGATGTTCCAGTCGTCGTTTGGCATCGACATCAGCGTCGTATCGGCCGGATCGCTAATATCGATTACGCCGATATTGCTCGTCTTTATTTTCCTGCGCCGCCGCATACTCGACAGCATCAGCCGTACAGGTTTAAAATAA
- a CDS encoding GntR family transcriptional regulator, whose product MKINKTSPVPLYHQLRSELERLIQEEKMKPGDAFPSELELCDMYNVSRTTVRQAIREMFADGLIYRDHPRGRPLVAATKVRQKLMRLEGFFSVDMLSSGLSPTTQVLSVELVAKTSASLELGLPANEKVYRLLRLHGNNGEPLVIQNVYLPRKIFQRFKNEDLSKSLFQYIETTYQHRIVRAVQTISTRQPDAKERELLHITPHTSVFQVNRTSYADDGTAVEYFVCILRGDRYDFVMELNAADA is encoded by the coding sequence ATGAAAATAAACAAGACAAGTCCTGTCCCGCTATACCACCAACTACGGAGCGAGCTGGAAAGGTTGATACAGGAAGAAAAAATGAAGCCCGGAGATGCGTTTCCGAGCGAACTTGAACTATGCGACATGTACAATGTCAGCAGAACCACTGTTCGCCAAGCTATCCGCGAAATGTTCGCCGACGGTCTTATTTATCGCGATCATCCGCGCGGGAGGCCGCTGGTCGCCGCGACCAAGGTCCGCCAAAAACTGATGCGCCTGGAAGGTTTCTTTTCCGTTGATATGTTATCGTCCGGCTTGTCGCCGACAACGCAGGTGCTTTCCGTAGAATTGGTCGCGAAAACGTCGGCTTCGTTGGAATTGGGGCTGCCGGCGAACGAGAAGGTTTACCGCTTGCTTCGTCTGCATGGCAATAATGGCGAACCGTTGGTGATCCAGAACGTTTATTTGCCGAGAAAGATATTTCAACGTTTCAAGAACGAAGATTTGTCCAAATCGCTTTTTCAATACATCGAAACAACATACCAGCATCGCATCGTCAGGGCGGTTCAGACAATCAGCACCAGACAACCGGATGCGAAAGAAAGGGAATTGCTGCACATTACTCCGCATACAAGCGTGTTTCAGGTCAATCGCACTTCTTATGCCGATGACGGTACGGCCGTCGAATACTTTGTGTGCATTTTGCGCGGGGACAGATACGATTTTGTCATGGAATTGAACGCGGCGGACGCATAA
- a CDS encoding sugar ABC transporter permease, whose amino-acid sequence MATATKRKKRLKSTHWFVMIALAPIMLLYTYLRFIPIGKTFYMSLFNWDMVSLNKPFIGFANYTTLFHNNMFKMAIENTTIIAFSILLTSVPLALLVANALKDKIKFQSWYEAFYFLPVITPMVPVTVIWKWILDANYGLLNYFLSFFGIAPKAWLLDPHLAVVSVIMLTVWKTVGYNMLIFMVGLRGISKEYYEAASIDGATGVKAFWHITLPLLKPITVFVSIITLIHGYNVFSQVYILASDVQGAPGYVVRVLVYDMIENGFRFFKMGYASAEAVILFLIVFVLTLIQLGITREKTARKGARK is encoded by the coding sequence TTGGCTACTGCCACAAAACGAAAAAAGCGGCTGAAATCGACGCACTGGTTTGTCATGATCGCGCTTGCCCCGATTATGCTGCTCTATACGTATTTGCGGTTTATTCCGATCGGCAAAACATTCTATATGAGCCTGTTCAATTGGGACATGGTCTCGCTCAATAAACCGTTCATCGGGTTCGCCAATTATACTACCCTGTTTCACAACAATATGTTTAAAATGGCGATCGAAAACACGACCATTATCGCGTTTAGTATTTTGCTAACCAGTGTGCCGCTGGCGTTGTTGGTCGCGAATGCGTTGAAGGACAAAATCAAGTTTCAATCCTGGTACGAAGCGTTTTATTTTCTCCCGGTCATCACGCCGATGGTGCCGGTTACGGTGATCTGGAAATGGATTCTGGACGCCAATTACGGATTGCTAAACTACTTTCTGTCTTTTTTCGGCATCGCGCCGAAAGCATGGCTGCTTGACCCGCATCTCGCCGTCGTGTCCGTCATCATGTTGACCGTTTGGAAAACGGTTGGCTACAACATGCTGATCTTTATGGTCGGGCTGCGGGGGATTTCCAAAGAGTATTATGAAGCGGCGTCGATCGACGGCGCAACCGGAGTCAAGGCGTTTTGGCATATCACGCTGCCGCTTTTGAAGCCGATTACCGTGTTTGTGTCGATTATCACGCTCATACATGGTTACAACGTGTTCAGCCAGGTTTACATTTTGGCGTCCGACGTGCAGGGCGCGCCCGGTTATGTTGTGCGCGTGCTGGTGTACGACATGATCGAAAACGGCTTCCGTTTCTTCAAAATGGGCTATGCGTCCGCCGAGGCCGTTATCCTCTTTTTGATCGTGTTTGTGTTGACCCTGATCCAGCTGGGAATCACGCGGGAAAAGACGGCGCGCAAGGGGGCGAGAAAATGA
- a CDS encoding CoA-transferase, whose product MPQWISGAEAIAKIRTGDHVCLIGNINLLEPETILHELEQSYITSGTPRDLTVSFPVFIGSEEGKGIDHLAHEGLVKRLIGGSYASMMPNRKMNELIVANQVEAYNIPMGSLYNLLRDTGAGKPGLVTGVGLNTFADPRYGGGKLNERTQEELCEVVKLNGGEWLFYPRLKVNVAIIRATSADELGNLSLEKEPTSQGILAIAMAARNNGGIVIAQVRRKIARGSIHPKMVTVPSKLVDYLVLDERDEAIVQSHPGSVMGEFRQPIETRRPIPLDHRKVIMRRALFEFRQGDFVNLGFGIPAGLPAVAHEENLLDDIRFTIEHGPIGGVPGWTGVFGVSMNPDLILDSTQVFDLYDGGLLDMTCLGMGEVDRFGNVNNHKFKHIIAGTGGFNDIIYATPKIVLAGTFTVGGLKTEIRDGKLIIVQEGKFRKFNREIEGITLNAKEALGKKQRVMYVTERAVFELSEDGLVLTEAAPGIDVESQILGLLDFPVAVSPELRTMNPRIFRPEPMRVRLTRTGCECV is encoded by the coding sequence ATGCCGCAATGGATTAGCGGAGCGGAAGCTATCGCGAAAATCAGGACGGGAGATCATGTCTGTTTGATTGGCAATATCAATTTGTTGGAGCCGGAAACCATTTTGCATGAATTGGAACAATCCTATATAACGTCCGGAACGCCGCGGGATTTAACCGTCAGTTTTCCGGTGTTTATCGGCAGCGAGGAAGGAAAAGGCATCGATCATCTGGCGCATGAAGGGCTGGTCAAACGCCTGATTGGCGGTTCCTACGCCAGCATGATGCCCAATCGCAAAATGAACGAGCTGATTGTGGCGAATCAGGTGGAAGCCTACAATATTCCGATGGGCAGCTTGTACAATTTGTTGCGCGATACCGGCGCGGGCAAACCCGGTTTGGTGACCGGAGTGGGGCTAAATACGTTTGCCGACCCGCGGTATGGCGGCGGGAAATTGAATGAACGGACACAAGAGGAATTGTGTGAAGTGGTGAAACTGAATGGCGGGGAATGGTTGTTTTACCCCCGGTTGAAGGTGAATGTGGCGATTATTCGGGCCACTTCCGCGGATGAACTGGGGAATCTTTCCCTGGAAAAAGAGCCGACGTCGCAAGGAATTTTGGCGATCGCCATGGCGGCGCGAAATAATGGCGGCATCGTGATTGCGCAGGTGAGGAGGAAGATCGCGCGCGGGTCTATCCACCCGAAAATGGTCACGGTGCCCAGCAAGCTGGTGGACTATCTGGTGCTGGACGAACGCGACGAAGCCATTGTGCAGAGCCATCCGGGCTCGGTGATGGGAGAATTCCGCCAGCCGATTGAAACAAGAAGGCCGATCCCGCTGGATCACCGGAAAGTGATCATGCGTCGGGCGTTGTTCGAATTTCGCCAGGGAGATTTTGTGAATTTGGGTTTCGGGATTCCGGCGGGTTTGCCTGCAGTGGCGCACGAGGAGAATTTGCTGGATGATATCCGCTTTACGATTGAGCACGGGCCGATTGGCGGGGTGCCGGGTTGGACCGGGGTTTTCGGAGTGTCGATGAATCCGGACTTGATTTTGGACAGCACGCAGGTATTTGATTTGTACGACGGCGGTCTGTTGGACATGACCTGTCTGGGGATGGGCGAGGTGGACCGTTTCGGGAATGTGAACAACCATAAATTCAAACATATTATCGCCGGAACCGGCGGTTTCAACGATATTATCTACGCGACGCCCAAAATTGTGTTAGCCGGGACGTTTACAGTCGGAGGGCTGAAGACGGAAATCCGGGACGGCAAGCTTATCATTGTGCAAGAAGGCAAGTTCAGGAAGTTCAATCGGGAAATCGAGGGGATTACGCTGAACGCCAAAGAAGCGCTTGGCAAGAAACAACGCGTCATGTATGTGACGGAGCGCGCGGTGTTCGAGTTGAGCGAAGACGGACTTGTCTTGACGGAAGCCGCGCCCGGTATCGATGTGGAAAGTCAGATACTGGGCTTGCTTGATTTTCCGGTGGCGGTATCGCCTGAGTTGCGCACCATGAATCCGCGCATTTTCCGCCCCGAGCCGATGCGCGTCAGGTTGACCCGAACGGGTTGCGAATGCGTGTAA